In one Ornithinimicrobium pratense genomic region, the following are encoded:
- a CDS encoding ABC transporter permease, which translates to MARYIIRRLLQFIPVTLIATFIVFALVFAIPGDPIRALAGDRPLAPHIVEAIRARYNLDDPLLVQYAKWLANVFQGDFGTTFQGRPVSDIIAQRFPVTLRLAIVAFIIQAVIGVLAGILAAVRQKGFVDSLVQVSTVVLVAIPTLAMAFIMQVVFGLQLGWFPIAGINQGWYSYLLPGAALASVSTAMVARLVRTSLIENLRADYVRTATAKGMKRSRVVGRHAMRNSLIPVVTFLGADLGSMLGGTIIIEGIFNMPGLGGEVFRAVRAQEGTVVVGIVTLFILFFVVINLIVDILYAYLDPRIRYE; encoded by the coding sequence ATGGCGCGGTACATCATCCGCCGGCTGCTGCAGTTCATCCCGGTCACGCTGATCGCGACGTTCATCGTCTTCGCGCTCGTCTTCGCCATCCCCGGCGACCCGATCCGGGCCCTCGCCGGCGACCGGCCCCTGGCTCCGCACATCGTCGAGGCGATCCGGGCGCGCTACAACCTCGACGACCCGCTGCTGGTGCAGTACGCCAAGTGGCTGGCGAACGTCTTCCAGGGCGACTTCGGCACGACCTTCCAGGGCCGGCCGGTCAGCGACATCATCGCCCAACGCTTCCCGGTGACGCTGCGGCTCGCGATCGTCGCCTTCATCATCCAGGCGGTCATCGGCGTGCTGGCCGGGATCCTGGCCGCGGTCCGGCAGAAGGGCTTCGTCGACAGCCTGGTCCAGGTCAGCACCGTGGTGCTGGTCGCCATCCCGACCCTGGCCATGGCCTTCATCATGCAGGTCGTCTTCGGCCTCCAGCTGGGCTGGTTCCCGATCGCCGGCATCAACCAGGGCTGGTACTCCTACCTCCTGCCCGGCGCCGCCCTCGCCTCGGTGTCGACGGCGATGGTCGCCCGCCTGGTGCGGACCTCGCTGATCGAGAACCTGCGCGCGGACTACGTGCGGACCGCGACCGCCAAGGGGATGAAGCGCAGCCGGGTGGTCGGGCGGCACGCCATGCGCAACTCGCTGATCCCGGTCGTCACCTTCCTCGGTGCCGACCTGGGCTCGATGCTGGGCGGCACCATCATCATCGAGGGCATCTTCAACATGCCCGGCCTCGGCGGAGAGGTCTTCCGCGCCGTCCGCGCCCAGGAGGGCACGGTCGTGGTCGGCATCGTCACCCTCTTCATCCTCTTCTTCGTGGTGATCAACCTGATCGTCGATATCCTCTACGCCTACCTCGACCCGAGGATCCGCTATGAGTAA